aaaatgtattattaggGCTCCTAATTACACAAACCTATAGCCTCTTTGCTGTTAGAGGAAGACAAGAAAAAGCCACCCATTCTTGAGGCTCCTTTGACACCACTGATCAGACTATCACCATTGATGGTAACATGGGACAGGCTGGCACTGACTTGAGGCGAAGAAGACAACGGGCCATTGTGAGCAAGAAAACTTTGAGGGTCACCTAAGTcaattcagagagagagagacacacacacacacacacacacacaaaagacaaGAGAAAGAACTATAAGACAGTTCAACTGAAAGGTCCTAAAGTTTGAAAGTCACTTCTCTAGTTCTTGAGGTCTCTGTCCTCAAAATGTAGAGGATTCCtgatgttataaaaaataattgacCCCTGAGGAACAAAAGTCCATCATTAAATGGATCCATTTCAACAGAGTAGTAATCCCAAGTGGTGCAGTGCTGTGCAAAGGGCCAAAGAAAACTGACCAACACCAAAAAAAGAGCCTTTTCCAAAGACTCTAGAAAAACATCCCTCAAGAATCTCAAACAAAGCTGCTGGACTCGCCGACACACAAAGGGAGCTCAGTTCTTTCAATCGACTCTTCATTTGACTATATGACAAGGTGCAGTGAAAGTTCATGGGAAGCTGATGATTCCATGACTGTTAGTTTTGTAATGTTTCTTGCCATTTCTTGCCTATTGAAAATGTGTCTTTTTTCCACAGCAGGTAAATCATCATTCCCAAAAATTTGAAGGAAAGATGAAAAGCAAAATGGGAAGATAAATAAATAGGGAAACAATAAATAGTTAGGCTGGAACTTGCTAACCATGTTCTAACCAAGTATGATGCGAAAAAGTAATTTGTCAGCACACATTGTAAGAGGAAATGCTGTGCAATGTGACACAATTACAACCAATCAcaacatattaaatatttcattatttatggCTACCAATGCCTCTACACCATTAACAGAACGAACACAAACCTATCTACTGTATGCACAATTTCATACATTATTTATAGAAAAActgttgaaaatgtgtgtaTCCAATAGCATGTGTttgatgtatatatatttaaattatcatTCTAATGCCTTTCAAATATTTTGCCTACTTCAGATAAAATGATCATGTATactataatgtatatatatatatatatttttatttatttacggtgtcagaaaaaaaggcaCTGGCAGTCAATCTTGGCAGTGAAATACTGTTTTTTGgtctaaaacaaaagaaaaagaaaaactttaaataattCAGTTATGATTCAAagtttgtaaattaaattaaattaaaagcaaTTTTACTGTGATCAATAAATTACCATAAAAGCCTGATTTAtctactgttataaaaacatttgcactacattttcatgtatttttttaatgtttaattttcaatattaaaaaaaaaagagaaaagattgTGTCAGGTTTTAtatggttaaaggattagttcacttaaaggtgccctagattatgtttttaaaagatgtaatataagtctaaggtgttccctgaatgtgtctgtgaagtttcagctcaaaatacctcatagatttttttttataatttttttaactggctattttggggcatcattataaatgtgccgattttatgctgcggcccctttaaatcccgtgctctccacccacagagctcgctcttgccttaaacagtgccttaacaaagtttacacaactaatataaccctcaaaatggatctttacaaagtgttcgtcatgcatgtgtcagattatgtgagtattgtatactgttatattgtttacttctgattttgaatgagtttgatagtgctccatggctaatgggtaatgctacactgttggagagatttataaagaatggagttgtgtttatgcattatacagactgcaagtgtttaaaaatgaaaatagcgacggctctcttgtctccgtgaatacagtaataaccgatggtaactttaaccacatttaacagtacattagcaacatgctaacgaaacatttagaaagacagtttacaaatatcactaaaaatatcatgttatcatggatcatgtcagttattattgctccatctgccatttttcgctattgttcttgcttgcttacctagtctgatgatttggttgtgcacatccagacgttaatactggctgcccttgtctaatgccttttataatgttggaaacgtgggctggcatatgcaaatattgggggcgtacaccccgactgttacgtaacagtcggtgttatgttgagattcgcctgttcttcggaggtcttttaaacaaatgagatttatataagaaggaggaaacaatggagtttgagactcactgtatgtcatttccatgtactgaactcttgttatttaactatgccaagataaattaaatttttcattcgagggcacctttaaaaataaaaattaccccaagatttatcctcaagccatcctaggtgtatatgacttctatctgatgaacacaatcagagttatattaataaatatcctgacacatccaagcttgaacgggaccaacgagtttgaagttgaagaaagtgcatccatccttCATAAACATTCTCCACacagctctggggggttaataaaggcctttttcAATGTGTttgtataagaaaaatatccatatttaacaagttataaagtaaaatatctagcttccaccagaccgtcTTCCATCTTAAACTGAccaagaaagtgtaacgcctctcgtagttcaaaacacttacactacgtcctacgcctttcaTATTCCAATTTACGAAAAAAAGCCATCAGTTGAATAAGGAAGCcatagcgtaagcgttttgaactgtgagaggcatttcactttcttcgtaagttcaATACGGAAGGCGATCTGGCGGAAGCTATGTATttcactttataacttgttaaatatggatatttttcgtacacaaacgcattgcttcacttcagaaagcctttattaacccccccgagccgtgtggagtatgtttatgatggagtaaatcttggggtaattttcattttaaagtgaactattcctttaatataaTATCCACTGATGTGTAGTAGGATTTTAATTCCACTcagttgaaataaaaaatatgttagGAGAGAAATACTAAGTGTGGGGGTTTCTTTACCATCTTTGCTGGCGAGAGCATTTCGGACTCCATGCCACAGCAGTGAGATCTCCTCATCTGTTGGAGTCCGGTCCAAACAGATCCCATTTTCTCCACACCTGCGCCTGGCACTGTCTGCAAGGGCATCAGGAGGGGAGAGTGAACAGATGCCTGTCTCGTGGGTGTAGGTACAGTAAGGTGGAGCTTGAACACAGATAGCATCTGTTCTGAGGGTAGGCCGATGAACTATTGTCTGGCTATCTGGAGTATCTCTGTACAGGGACAAATCCTGCAGACCTGCTCTGCTTTGTACAGCATCATCACAGCAGGATGCCTTGGAGATGTACTCAGCTAAGCCACACTCTACAGCTTCAGGTTTTGGAGGGGGCCGAGGCACCAAAATCTTCCCCTGGGTCTTGGCCACATGTTGCGCTTCCCTGGCAGATTGCGGTCTGATGACAGTGCCCTTCCTGGCCCGGGAGGTAACGGGACACGGGCCGGCTCTGGCTGAGCGTGCTCTCCGGGGAATCCGTGAGCCCCCAATGCAGAGGGCTCGTCTTTGAGAGGTGGGCTCTCTGATATGCTCCTGTGTGCGGATTTCTTGGGGCCCTACCTCTGCCCACGCCTGTCTAGAGGATTGGGGCCCAGCAGAGGTTTTACTGGAAATGTTTTTTGATACCCCTGTGAGTAAATTCACATGGTCTGAGTGATCCGCCGAGAGCTGTTTATGGGTTTGTTGAGGCAGGTTAGCACGTCTGCTGGGGTCTCTAAACACTTGGTCCACACCCTCAACACCATCCACCTCATCAAACCAACGTAGTTTCTTCTTAATAGTCCTATTCTGCTCTGGCTCACTGAGTTTTGCCCTGGCCAGCTCCACGCTGTCCCGGATTAATATAGCCACTTCTTTGGTGAAAAGCAAATGGCCAGGGGTGTAAGTGAATTTGACATTTCCTGATTTGGACTTTAAATGGTTTTTAAGAATCCCTTTCAGGAATCTGACATTGTTGTTAGTGGCAGAGTGGGTCACGGGGTCTGCAGATGTGCAGATGCTTTTCAACATACCGGCCTTTGCCAATTTGGTGACATCCGTTTCGTTTTTAGGATCTGAAGGATGTATGCTTGTACTCTCCTCCATGCTCAGCGGTTTGGATTCTCTCTTGAGGCCTGTGGCATCATCTACATCTGGATTGGGTTTATGCAACTGTGAAGAACTCAGTGTTTCTGTTGGTTGCATGTTTAGGGAACTCGGGTCAGTCTGATAAGTTATGCTAAGATGGGCAGTGGAGCTTGAAAAGGCTTTGAATGAACTGCGGCTGGCTGGAAGAGTCGTCTGTGTTTCGGAAACATGTTTAGCATATTTCTCCTCCAGGGTTCTTGTCTGCTGTTTGGATTCTGACTTAAAGTCTTTAGGCAGACTTGAGAATTCCTGGGGTGTGGTATCTGGCACAGTTTGTATTCTGCAGTGGGCAACCACAGATCTTTTGTCTTTCAAAATGTTCCCTTGAGCACTCCTGTCATTGTCATGAGTTATCATACGCTCTGAATTAGCTGCTAAGTCCTGCTGAGTCATCTCTTTTTGGCAACCAAGAGTAGACTGGGCGTTGAAGTTCTGTGATTGGTCCTTCGAGTTATCAAATTTTTCTC
The Megalobrama amblycephala isolate DHTTF-2021 linkage group LG19, ASM1881202v1, whole genome shotgun sequence DNA segment above includes these coding regions:
- the cep126 gene encoding centrosomal protein of 126 kDa isoform X1; translated protein: MPVLEDTLYYSNIRSGLHGETENEREVLVQEQRYCRARARKLSLETNRRRKALEERRKQWDVQEQRLRENILQQRHQRVQDATENFQRAHLSPSQRKRPAAFKRTPPNLDEALHHIQGSPPLYTHQSQFLSSASTTSRSSTSSPKPSGGARHLRALSVAEAYTKLLQESSLTNFRNNQPFFLNEQQETQTVLKEKEQADPQEYLDTPHSETESLSSLDSLENGEPQKSLDTASVCCSQQSSTCAQSFYLAVDPSKLQDPKSLQSTLKQSNNPCSPSHPSSSIAKSFLEEILNKEIKLSPSSHSPKDHESAEEGRSLQNLTREKFDNSKDQSQNFNAQSTLGCQKEMTQQDLAANSERMITHDNDRSAQGNILKDKRSVVAHCRIQTVPDTTPQEFSSLPKDFKSESKQQTRTLEEKYAKHVSETQTTLPASRSSFKAFSSSTAHLSITYQTDPSSLNMQPTETLSSSQLHKPNPDVDDATGLKRESKPLSMEESTSIHPSDPKNETDVTKLAKAGMLKSICTSADPVTHSATNNNVRFLKGILKNHLKSKSGNVKFTYTPGHLLFTKEVAILIRDSVELARAKLSEPEQNRTIKKKLRWFDEVDGVEGVDQVFRDPSRRANLPQQTHKQLSADHSDHVNLLTGVSKNISSKTSAGPQSSRQAWAEVGPQEIRTQEHIREPTSQRRALCIGGSRIPRRARSARAGPCPVTSRARKGTVIRPQSAREAQHVAKTQGKILVPRPPPKPEAVECGLAEYISKASCCDDAVQSRAGLQDLSLYRDTPDSQTIVHRPTLRTDAICVQAPPYCTYTHETGICSLSPPDALADSARRRCGENGICLDRTPTDEEISLLWHGVRNALASKDGDPQSFLAHNGPLSSSPQVSASLSHVTINGDSLISGVKGASRMGGFFLSSSNSKEAIVKSPIRRQAMESNMVKNRVSVENGRNQTAGATQRKPSFPYQVTVPKTQHPNKNGHAADSEGPEVSDAAHEVVDSAQTHKSCNGPVGPQSKRIQSLTISALSLEEQRILQSLERLNQRLQYVQDTAGGNPAVSGIFALGPAFNQTGETVGVTMRRRGASADNRTRTQQRY
- the cep126 gene encoding centrosomal protein of 126 kDa isoform X2, which encodes MPVLEDTLYYSNIRSGLHGETENEREVLVQEQRYCRARARKLSLETNRRRKALEERRKQWDVQEQRLRENILQQRHQRVQDATENFQRAHLSPSQRKRPAAFKRTPPNLDEALHHIQGSPPLYTHQSQFLSSASTTSRSSTSSPKPSGGARHLRALSVAEAYTKLLQESSLTNFRNNQPFFLNEQQETQTVLKEKEQADPQEYLDTPHSETESLSSLDSLENGEPQKSLDTASVCCSQQSSTCAQSFYLAVDPSKLQDPKSLQSTLKQSNNPCSPSHPSSSIAKSFLEEILNKEIKLSPSSHSPKDHESAEEGRSLQNLTREKFDNSKDQSQNFNAQSTLGCQKEMTQQDLAANSERMITHDNDRSAQGNILKDKRSVVAHCRIQTVPDTTPQEFSSLPKDFKSESKQQTRTLEEKYAKHVSETQTTLPASRSSFKAFSSSTAHLSITYQTDPSSLNMQPTETLSSSQLHKPNPDVDDATGLKRESKPLSMEESTSIHPSDPKNETDVTKLAKAGMLKSICTSADPVTHSATNNNVRFLKGILKNHLKSKSGNVKFTYTPGHLLFTKEVAILIRDSVELARAKLSEPEQNRTIKKKLRWFDEVDGVEGVDQVFRDPSRRANLPQQTHKQLSADHSDHVNLLTGVSKNISSKTSAGPQSSRQAWAEVGPQEIRTQEHIREPTSQRRALCIGGSRIPRRARSARAGPCPVTSRARKGTVIRPQSAREAQHVAKTQGKILVPRPPPKPEAVECGLAEYISKASCCDDAVQSRAGLQDLSLYRDTPDSQTIVHRPTLRTDAICVQAPPYCTYTHETGICSLSPPDALADSARRRCGENGICLDRTPTDEEISLLWHGVRNALASKDVKSPIRRQAMESNMVKNRVSVENGRNQTAGATQRKPSFPYQVTVPKTQHPNKNGHAADSEGPEVSDAAHEVVDSAQTHKSCNGPVGPQSKRIQSLTISALSLEEQRILQSLERLNQRLQYVQDTAGGNPAVSGIFALGPAFNQTGETVGVTMRRRGASADNRTRTQQRY